In the genome of Candidatus Ornithobacterium hominis, the window TTCCTTAGGAGCAGCAATAGTAATTTTAGGAGCATTATTCAAGATTAACCATTATTCCATAGGCCCATTAGATGGATCTACTGTTTTGTTAGTAGGACTTGGTGTAGAGGCAATTATTTTTGTGATTTTTGCTTTTGATCCACCAGCAGGAGATTACGCTTGGGAAAAAGCGTACCCAGAATTATTAGACGGAAAAGCCTCAGTTGCTAGGAAAGGCAATGCAACTGTTCAAGAAGATTATAATACGCAGATATCTTTGTCTGAGAAATTAGATAAAATGTTGACCGAAGCCAAATTAGATGCCTCTTTAATGAACCGATTGAGAGAAGGAATTCAGAACTTTAGTAGCTCAGTAGATGATATCAATAGAACGATAGATGCCTCTAAAAATACTCAAAAATACGGTGATCAATTGGCTTTAGCTGCTAATCATATGGAATCATTGAATTCTTTGTATCAATCTCAGCTAGAAAGTGGGAAAAGACAAGTGGAATTAAATAAAAAATTCATAGATGAAATGGAAAAATCTGCTACTGGGTCAGAGAAATTCTTGACAGAAATGAATAAATTAACCTCAAACGTTCAAAGTTTGAATCAAGTCTATGGTGGAATGCTATCGGCAATGAGGCAACCACAAGCTTAAATTTTATGAACAATATAAATTTTAATACTTTAAAAGTATAGAAAATGGCAAAGGGAAAACTACCACCACGCCAAAAGATGATCAACCTGATGTATCTGGTTTTTATTGCTATGATGGCAATGCAAATCGATAGAGAAGTGTTGAGAAGCTTTGAGGGCATTAATACATCACTTACGGATGCTTCGCAGTTGACAAATCAAAATAATTCAACATTTTATGATCAGATTAAAAATAAAGCTAGTGAAGACGCCGATTACAAAGCAATACAAGATAGAGCAGAACAAGTCAGAGCAAGTTCAAACGAAGTTTTCCAAAGTATTGAAGCAATCAAAAACGAATTAGTTTCAAATGCAAACTACTCCGTGCCAAAAGAAGGAGAAGAGACTAATTATAATTCATTACAAAATACAGATGTTGTAACGAATTTATTTTTCAATGGAGATAATCAGTCAGAGAAAGGCAATATTTTAGTCAATAAAATTGATGAATTCAAGAAATTTTTACTAGACCAATATTCATCAGAAAATGATAAAGCTCGCGTAAATAAATTATTTGGAACAGAGGACTCTAAAAACCTGAGTTGGCTGCATAAAACCTTTTACAATCAGCCGATGGTTGCAGCTTTAACTAATTTAACTAAAATACAAGCTGATGTAAGAACAGAAGAAGGAAACTTGGTTCGTACATTGTTAGCGAATAAATTACAAGATGAAATTAAATTAAAAGCTTTTCAACCGATCGTAGACATTCCTCCAGTAGTAAGAAAGGGAGATAATGTTCAAGCAAATATAGCTTTCGGAGCTTATGACAATACATTGCAAGGTGAAGTGAAAATGGGAGGGCAAACCGTAGCTTTGACTGATGGTAGAGCCACATTCCCGCTAAACACTTCAGCAGATGGAACAAAGACCATTTCTGGTACAATGTCATATAGAAAACCAGACGGATCTACTGAGACTATGCCTTTTGAAAGAACTTATACCGTTGTAAGCGAAACTTTGGCAAAAGCGCCAAGCGGAGGCTCTATCTCTGCAGATAGAATGAATGTAGTTTATCGAGGCATCAATAATCCTCTGACAGCGACTATCAATGGTGCAGACGGACCAATTAATATGACGGCTTCAGTTGCAGGCTTATCAGGTTCAAATGGTAAATATAATTTCAAACCTTCGGGTGGGAATAGCGTTACATTCACAGCCTCTGCCAAAACTTCTTCAGGGAAAACAATAACTGAGACCAAAGAATTTAGAATCAAGCCTGTTCCTCCACCACAAGGGCAGATTAGAGGTAAAAACTCATTGATTGTTCCTCCGAGTTCGCTATCTAAATTAGTCGTAGAAGCAGAAATTCCTAACTTTGAATTTGATGTAAGCTTTACAGTAACTAGCTTTAAGATTAAAGTCTCTGGCCAGAAAACGGTACAAGTTAACGGAAATCGATTGAGCGCAGCAGGAAGAGTACTAGACCAAGTAAAGCCTGGTGACGCAGTTAATATTTTTGATATAGAAGCTACAGCTTCAGGATTGGATGGCAGAGTTCCAAATATTTCTGGAGTAGCTATAGATGTTCAGTAAAATAATTTTGGATAATTAATGAACTTAATTGTCATATTTAATATAAAACTAAAATGAAGTTGAAAAATTTAGGTTTAATCTTATTATTATTTTCTTTTGTTGGGCTTGAGGCTCAGTCTGTTTTGAACGCAAAATCTCCAGCAGATTTGCGACGAATGAGAGAAGAAAATCTTAAATTAAATGCTAAGGGAGATACCATTAAAGATGAGAGCGAACCATTACCATATGGTTACATCAACGAAGATGATATTCTGTGGTCAAAAGTTGTATGGGAAGTGATTGATTTGAACGAAAAAATTAACCAACCTTACTACAATTCGACCAATGGCATTGCGTACAAAACACTTTCACTTTTTGATGCTTTGAAGAAAGGAATCGAAGACGGGAAAATTACAGAAGTATACGATGATGAATATTTTGAATATAAAATCACAAAAGATCAGGCTGTAAATGCACTCTCTAGAACTGACACCACAGATTATTACTACGAGCAGAAAGAACGCGGAGTTGATATGTCAAACGCTGTTGATGATGGGATAAATCGATTCGATATAAGCTCAGATAAAATTAAAATGATTATGGTCAAAGGAATGTGGTATGTAGACAGAAGAATAGGTGAGATGCGATACCGCTTACTAGGCTTGTCAGTCTTAGGACCCGACGCTCAGTCGATAGGTCGCAGCTTTGAAGGGGCAGATGATTTTGTAAATTTATTTTGGATTTGGTATCCTGACGCGCGTAAAGTGCTTCATCAATATACCGTATTTGACCCAAAAAACGCAAGCTCAAAAATCACTTATGACGATATGTTAAATGCTCGTCGTTTCAACTCTATCATTTACAAAACTAGTGATGCGATGAATAATCGTTCCATTGAAGAATATTTGCCAGAAGATGCCGTAGCTCAGCTTGAAGAGAGCTGGAGAATCAAAAACGATATTCTACAAAAAGAAAATGATATGTGGAATTATTAAAATTTATTTGATAAATCATTCAAAAATCCTGATATTCACTATCAGGATTTTTTTATAGGAAATTTTATGGAAAATGAGATTGATTTTTTAATCGTAGGCGGTGGAATCAGTGGGATTCTAATGGCTTACCAGTGTCACCAAAACAACAAAAGTTTTATTTTGGTAGCAGACGATAAAAAATCTGCTACCCATGTGGCGGCTGGAGTCATCAACCCTGTGGTACTTAGTAAATTTAATCCCATTTGGGAAGCAGAACAACAAATGCAGGAATTAAAAGAAGATTTTTTAAGCCTTGAAAAATTTTTAGAGAAAAAAATCATTCATTCCATGCCAGTATATAGAATCTTCAGCTCAGAAGATGAACAAAAAACTTGGCATAAAAAGAGTGAAAATAATCCTACACTTCAGAAATTCTTATCTACAGAATTTCACCCCAATCATTACCCTTCTATTGACGCTCCGCTAGGTTTTGGTGAAGTTTTAAGCACTGGTTATGTTGATTTTAAATTAATCATCCAAGAATTTTTTAAAGCCTTTAAAAATTTTGTGAAAATTGAAAATTTTGATTTTGACCAATTTCAACCAGAAATTAAAAAATATAAGAACTTCAATTTTCAGCACTGTGTTTTTTGTGAAGGAATCAATGTTAAGAGAAACCCTTATTTTCAATCTGTTCCCATCAAAGAAAATAAAGGTGAAGTTTTAAAAATAAAAACAACGGCTGATTTGCCTAATG includes:
- the gldN gene encoding gliding motility protein GldN, which translates into the protein MKLKNLGLILLLFSFVGLEAQSVLNAKSPADLRRMREENLKLNAKGDTIKDESEPLPYGYINEDDILWSKVVWEVIDLNEKINQPYYNSTNGIAYKTLSLFDALKKGIEDGKITEVYDDEYFEYKITKDQAVNALSRTDTTDYYYEQKERGVDMSNAVDDGINRFDISSDKIKMIMVKGMWYVDRRIGEMRYRLLGLSVLGPDAQSIGRSFEGADDFVNLFWIWYPDARKVLHQYTVFDPKNASSKITYDDMLNARRFNSIIYKTSDAMNNRSIEEYLPEDAVAQLEESWRIKNDILQKENDMWNY
- the gldL gene encoding gliding motility protein GldL, whose product is MALKPTKKDYILNMVYSLGAAIVILGALFKINHYSIGPLDGSTVLLVGLGVEAIIFVIFAFDPPAGDYAWEKAYPELLDGKASVARKGNATVQEDYNTQISLSEKLDKMLTEAKLDASLMNRLREGIQNFSSSVDDINRTIDASKNTQKYGDQLALAANHMESLNSLYQSQLESGKRQVELNKKFIDEMEKSATGSEKFLTEMNKLTSNVQSLNQVYGGMLSAMRQPQA
- a CDS encoding NAD(P)/FAD-dependent oxidoreductase, producing MENEIDFLIVGGGISGILMAYQCHQNNKSFILVADDKKSATHVAAGVINPVVLSKFNPIWEAEQQMQELKEDFLSLEKFLEKKIIHSMPVYRIFSSEDEQKTWHKKSENNPTLQKFLSTEFHPNHYPSIDAPLGFGEVLSTGYVDFKLIIQEFFKAFKNFVKIENFDFDQFQPEIKKYKNFNFQHCVFCEGINVKRNPYFQSVPIKENKGEVLKIKTTADLPNAIVKSKCFLMPIGNQEYYVGATYAREFDDDEPTEEGKLKLENQLKSFFKKDYEIIAHYAAIRPTVQDRRPIVGKHHELNGIYILNGMGTRGTFNAPYSARRLINFILKGEKIPEEINYQRFI
- the gldM gene encoding gliding motility protein GldM, producing the protein MAKGKLPPRQKMINLMYLVFIAMMAMQIDREVLRSFEGINTSLTDASQLTNQNNSTFYDQIKNKASEDADYKAIQDRAEQVRASSNEVFQSIEAIKNELVSNANYSVPKEGEETNYNSLQNTDVVTNLFFNGDNQSEKGNILVNKIDEFKKFLLDQYSSENDKARVNKLFGTEDSKNLSWLHKTFYNQPMVAALTNLTKIQADVRTEEGNLVRTLLANKLQDEIKLKAFQPIVDIPPVVRKGDNVQANIAFGAYDNTLQGEVKMGGQTVALTDGRATFPLNTSADGTKTISGTMSYRKPDGSTETMPFERTYTVVSETLAKAPSGGSISADRMNVVYRGINNPLTATINGADGPINMTASVAGLSGSNGKYNFKPSGGNSVTFTASAKTSSGKTITETKEFRIKPVPPPQGQIRGKNSLIVPPSSLSKLVVEAEIPNFEFDVSFTVTSFKIKVSGQKTVQVNGNRLSAAGRVLDQVKPGDAVNIFDIEATASGLDGRVPNISGVAIDVQ